The genomic region GAATCGCATAGGCTTTTATTTTTGGAAAGATCTTCTACGGATACGGGCATACGGTACACCCAATTGGCGTTTGTAACCGTGCCGGGCACGTTTATGCGCTCGTCGGAGCTTTCATTAAGATAATATTCCTTTGCAAGGTATAAAAAATCCTGCAGAGGATGTATGCACCAGAAACTTGCGCTGTGCGCGGTTTTTTCAAGGATCAGATACGCAGTTTCCGGTGAAAAATCGGAATCTAAATCTTTATTCAAAGCGAAGGCCTTTATAAAAGCTTCTACGGAATCCTTTTCGGTTTCCCACCATTGGCGCAGCGTGGAAGAGTCGTGAACGGAGCTTGCGGTAACCGAATACGGCGGATATTCTTCAAAGGGAATGAAAGGCTGCTTTTCTTGCACCCAATTACGGCACCAGCGCACTACGCGAAGCGACAAAATTCCGCAAAGATTCATAACGGCGGGAACGCATTCCAGCGAAACGCCCAAATCTTCGCCGCAGGGTATCATATTAATCGAAGACGTGAGCTCTTTAAGAATTTCAGAAGCTTCGATCTGCCACAGTCCGTTTTGTTCGGCATCTTTTTTTTCAAACAGATTTTCAAGCTTTTCCCGTTCGTCAATGTTCAAAGATTTCCATGCCGTAGAATCCTTGTATTTCCATACGGGAACGAACATGTCTTTTTTAACCTGTAGAATGCACCTGTCCGTCCAATATTTACAAAGTTCGTCCTTTATGCGTTTTTCCGCATCCTGAGCGCACAAAGACGAAAAATCCGAAGAATAAATTTCCTTGCTGCCTTCCAGTTCTTTTTTGAGATTCCAAAGTTCTTCGCTTCCGATGCGGTTTGCAACTGTTGAGAGAATCCTGTGGGCGCTTTCATGATTCCATGTGATATCTTCAACTACTTTTGTGGGAATGTGCGGTTCACTAAGCCAGTGAATCCTGCCTTCGTCGAATCCCAACCGTTCAAGTTCTTCTTTAGTACAAGGAACAAAAGGCTCGGCATGTCCCAGTTCTGCCGACACATCGCCTTCGGGAACGGCCCAAATTCTAAAAAACCCGAGTATGTGATCAAGTCTGTAGGCCTTATAATACTGAGAGGCAAAAGCAAGCCGCTCCTTCCACCATGAATAATTTCTTTTTTTTAGCTGTTCCCAGTTATATACGGGAAAGCCCCAGTTTTGCCCGCTCGGGTTGTCGCCGTCAGGCGGACTTCCCGCCCTAAAACCGTGATCGAAAACATAGCTGTTTTCCCAACAGTCGCACGAATCCTCATTCATCAAAATCGGTATGTCGCCTTTTAAAAGTATCCCCGCATCGGCAACGGCGTCCGCCGCTTTTTTAAACTGAACGTGGCAGACGAATTGCACCCACGCGTAAAAAAGCTGCAGTTTACGACGAGTTACGTCTTCGGTATTCCATAAAAGCTCCGCATCGGCTTTACGGTCTTTTTCAGGCCAAGTCTTCCATGAGGCCTGCAGGTGTTTTTCTTTTAAGGCTTTAAATACGGCATAGCCTTTTACCCAGCCGTTTTTTTTAAGCCATAGAGAAAAGTCCTCATATTCCGAGGCTGCGGTTTTTAAGCCTCTCCCG from Treponema parvum harbors:
- a CDS encoding 4-alpha-glucanotransferase, whose protein sequence is MESAAGKKLQRLTGTVIPLGALRTEKSPVIGEFLSLIDLIPFCQKAGLKIIQLLPVNDSGTHVSPYSALSAFALHPVYVSIPEIPEFSELYKSDKDFADDYDRFIKKHSKPASKKNNRYDYEAILENKVAFLKRIFEKSEIAAGHVGSKRCSPDGRGLKTAASEYEDFSLWLKKNGWVKGYAVFKALKEKHLQASWKTWPEKDRKADAELLWNTEDVTRRKLQLFYAWVQFVCHVQFKKAADAVADAGILLKGDIPILMNEDSCDCWENSYVFDHGFRAGSPPDGDNPSGQNWGFPVYNWEQLKKRNYSWWKERLAFASQYYKAYRLDHILGFFRIWAVPEGDVSAELGHAEPFVPCTKEELERLGFDEGRIHWLSEPHIPTKVVEDITWNHESAHRILSTVANRIGSEELWNLKKELEGSKEIYSSDFSSLCAQDAEKRIKDELCKYWTDRCILQVKKDMFVPVWKYKDSTAWKSLNIDEREKLENLFEKKDAEQNGLWQIEASEILKELTSSINMIPCGEDLGVSLECVPAVMNLCGILSLRVVRWCRNWVQEKQPFIPFEEYPPYSVTASSVHDSSTLRQWWETEKDSVEAFIKAFALNKDLDSDFSPETAYLILEKTAHSASFWCIHPLQDFLYLAKEYYLNESSDERINVPGTVTNANWVYRMPVSVEDLSKNKSLCDSIKRISEIHKDKGGQR